The Bacillus carboniphilus genome contains a region encoding:
- a CDS encoding BrxA/BrxB family bacilliredoxin: MSMAYEEYMKQMVKPMREELTSNGFQELQTLDEVNSFFENVQGTTFVFINSVCGCAAGLARPAAVEAITKTEKKPDHTVTVFAGQDREATAKMREYFLGYEPSSPSMALLKDKEVVHFIHRHEIEGNTLEGIVDNLLGAFSKNC; encoded by the coding sequence TTGTCAATGGCATATGAAGAATATATGAAACAAATGGTGAAACCAATGAGAGAAGAACTAACGAGCAATGGATTCCAAGAGTTGCAAACACTAGACGAAGTTAACTCTTTCTTTGAAAATGTTCAAGGTACAACCTTTGTTTTTATTAATTCTGTTTGTGGTTGTGCGGCCGGATTAGCAAGACCAGCAGCTGTTGAGGCTATAACAAAAACAGAAAAGAAGCCAGATCATACCGTTACGGTTTTTGCGGGTCAAGATCGTGAGGCGACAGCGAAAATGCGTGAATATTTCTTAGGTTATGAGCCATCCTCACCATCAATGGCCTTATTAAAAGACAAAGAGGTTGTCCATTTTATTCATCGACATGAAATTGAAGGGAACACACTAGAAGGAATTGTTGATAATTTACTAGGGGCATTCTCTAAGAACTGTTAA
- the ilvD gene encoding dihydroxy-acid dehydratase, whose translation MDIRHKSKAISDDRKRAPNRAMLRAVGLSDEDFKKPMIGVASTWSEVTPCNIHIDRLADKAKEGAKQEGAASLIFNTITVSDGISMGTEGMRYSLPSREVIADSIETVVSAESMDSFVAIGGCDKNMPGCLISIARMNLPAIFLYGGTIKPGKLNGKDIDIVSAFEAVGKHNSGEITEHELREIECKACPGPGSCGGMYTANTMASAIEAMGMSLPGSSSNPAESSLKMEDAIQSGRAVYKLLNEGILPKDILTQKAFENAITVVMALGGSTNAILHLMAIAHAANIDLSLEDFNRLQKIVPHIANLKPSGQYVMQDLHEQGGVPSVMKLLLSEGLLHGDCLTVTGKTIKENLNDWPNLIENQQVVYPIATPLRKDGPLVVLKGSLAPSGAVAKVSGLKTTELTGPAKVFNNETEATEAVLNGEIVEGDVLIIRYEGPKGGPGMPEMLSISAILVGKGLGDKVALLTDGRFSGGTHGLVVGHIAPEAQQGGPIALVKNGDIISVDSKQKRLDLHVSEEELLERKRNWTAPNLVSRGLLAKYARSVTCSSKGAVTDDY comes from the coding sequence ATGGATATTCGTCATAAAAGTAAAGCGATCAGTGATGACAGAAAAAGAGCGCCAAACAGGGCGATGTTAAGAGCAGTAGGACTGTCAGATGAAGATTTTAAGAAACCTATGATAGGGGTGGCGAGTACTTGGAGTGAAGTAACTCCTTGTAATATTCATATCGACCGACTGGCTGATAAAGCAAAGGAAGGTGCTAAACAAGAAGGGGCAGCTAGTCTGATTTTTAATACAATTACTGTTTCAGATGGAATTTCTATGGGAACAGAAGGGATGAGATACTCTTTACCAAGTCGAGAAGTGATTGCGGATTCAATTGAAACTGTAGTTAGTGCAGAGTCAATGGATTCATTCGTTGCGATTGGTGGGTGCGATAAAAATATGCCAGGTTGTCTCATTTCAATCGCTCGAATGAATTTGCCGGCCATATTTTTATACGGTGGGACCATTAAACCAGGGAAACTAAATGGCAAAGATATTGATATAGTTTCGGCGTTTGAAGCAGTCGGAAAACATAATAGTGGAGAAATAACGGAACATGAACTTCGTGAAATTGAATGCAAGGCTTGTCCAGGGCCAGGTTCTTGTGGAGGGATGTATACAGCGAATACGATGGCTTCTGCAATTGAGGCAATGGGAATGAGCTTGCCGGGAAGTTCTTCTAATCCCGCGGAGTCTAGTTTAAAGATGGAGGATGCGATTCAATCAGGTAGGGCCGTTTATAAACTACTAAACGAAGGTATTCTACCGAAAGATATTCTCACTCAGAAAGCATTTGAAAATGCAATAACAGTTGTTATGGCTCTAGGTGGTTCAACAAATGCTATATTGCACCTGATGGCAATTGCCCATGCAGCTAATATAGACCTTAGTCTAGAAGATTTTAATCGCCTGCAAAAGATAGTCCCTCATATTGCAAATCTAAAACCTAGCGGTCAATATGTTATGCAAGATTTACACGAGCAAGGTGGCGTACCATCAGTCATGAAATTATTACTTAGTGAAGGGTTATTACATGGAGATTGCTTGACGGTTACCGGGAAAACTATAAAAGAAAATCTTAATGATTGGCCTAATTTAATTGAGAATCAACAAGTTGTTTATCCAATAGCAACCCCCTTAAGAAAAGATGGTCCTTTAGTTGTCTTAAAAGGTAGTTTAGCTCCAAGTGGGGCTGTAGCGAAAGTGTCCGGATTGAAAACGACCGAACTGACAGGTCCGGCGAAAGTGTTTAACAATGAGACAGAAGCTACTGAAGCTGTGTTAAATGGAGAGATAGTAGAAGGGGATGTATTAATCATTCGTTATGAAGGGCCGAAAGGAGGACCTGGGATGCCTGAAATGTTATCGATCTCAGCCATTCTTGTAGGAAAAGGGTTAGGAGATAAAGTGGCCCTTTTAACAGATGGGAGGTTTTCAGGGGGAACGCACGGACTTGTTGTTGGTCATATTGCACCTGAAGCCCAACAGGGAGGACCGATCGCCCTTGTTAAAAATGGCGATATCATTTCAGTTGATAGTAAACAAAAACGTCTTGACCTTCATGTTTCAGAAGAGGAACTGCTTGAACGAAAACGTAACTGGACAGCTCCCAATCTTGTGAGCAGAGGACTGTTAGCTAAATATGCAAGAAGTGTCACGTGTTCATCGAAAGGTGCTGTGACTGATGATTATTAA
- a CDS encoding HEAT repeat domain-containing protein, with amino-acid sequence MVVEELAAAYSKERLQRLLEPNTKRKEQARPTYKVTKEMLSDSDWRVRYAHLEQMDPSEEDLEVLKIALNDEKVSIRRLATVYLGMIEQPIVLPLLYKALKDRAVTVRRTAGDCLSDLGDKQAIPAMVEALEDPNKLVRWRAAMFLYEEGDESALTALKKAENDKEFEVKMQVKMAIERIEKGEEARGSIWKQMTELRGNK; translated from the coding sequence ATGGTAGTTGAAGAGTTAGCCGCTGCCTATAGTAAAGAACGTCTGCAACGACTACTTGAGCCCAATACGAAAAGAAAAGAACAGGCAAGGCCAACATACAAGGTTACAAAGGAAATGTTGTCAGACTCTGACTGGCGTGTTCGCTATGCTCATTTAGAACAAATGGATCCAAGTGAAGAAGATCTTGAAGTCTTAAAAATAGCTTTAAATGATGAGAAGGTATCGATTAGAAGGTTAGCAACCGTTTATTTAGGGATGATTGAACAACCGATTGTATTACCTTTACTGTATAAAGCGTTGAAAGATCGAGCAGTAACAGTAAGAAGGACGGCAGGTGATTGTTTATCTGACTTAGGAGATAAACAGGCAATTCCAGCAATGGTGGAAGCTTTAGAAGATCCAAATAAGCTCGTAAGATGGAGAGCAGCGATGTTCTTATATGAAGAAGGAGATGAATCTGCTCTAACAGCTTTAAAGAAAGCAGAAAACGACAAAGAATTTGAAGTGAAAATGCAAGTGAAAATGGCGATTGAACGAATTGAAAAAGGGGAAGAAGCAAGAGGGTCTATTTGGAAACAGATGACAGAACTAAGAGGGAATAAATGA
- the metA gene encoding homoserine O-acetyltransferase MetA: MPINIPKSLPARKILQDEGVFIMDEERAFRQDIRPLNIIILNLMPEKQKTETQLLRLLSNSPLQIQITLLRPKNYSPKTTSMKHLEQFYTTFDHVFKKKYDGMIITGAPVEQLPFEEVTYWTELCEIMSWSKKNVTSTLHICWGAQASLYYHYGINKYDLPQKCSGIYQYKVLTHKEDLVKGFDEEYFSPHSCHTYIKEEDITNNEDLTILSKSEKAGIGLILSKDKKFIFLPYHPEYDLLTLKEEYERDKKRKLHPTIPKNYFPQDNANHRPIFTWKSHGYLLFSNWLNYFVYQITPFKWS, translated from the coding sequence ATGCCAATTAACATCCCTAAAAGTTTACCCGCAAGAAAAATATTACAAGATGAAGGCGTGTTTATTATGGATGAAGAGAGGGCATTCCGTCAAGATATTCGTCCTCTAAACATTATAATTTTAAACTTAATGCCTGAGAAACAAAAAACGGAAACTCAATTACTTAGATTACTCAGCAACTCTCCTTTACAGATCCAAATTACACTTTTAAGACCAAAAAACTACTCACCAAAAACGACTTCAATGAAGCATCTAGAACAGTTTTATACTACCTTCGATCACGTTTTTAAAAAAAAATATGACGGGATGATCATCACAGGTGCACCTGTTGAGCAGCTGCCTTTTGAAGAAGTTACTTACTGGACAGAACTTTGTGAAATAATGAGTTGGTCTAAAAAGAACGTAACATCCACTCTTCACATTTGTTGGGGTGCACAGGCGAGCCTTTATTATCATTATGGCATTAACAAATATGATTTGCCACAGAAGTGCTCTGGTATCTATCAATATAAAGTACTTACCCATAAGGAAGATTTAGTTAAAGGATTTGATGAGGAATACTTCTCACCTCACTCATGTCATACTTATATAAAAGAAGAGGACATCACCAACAATGAAGACTTAACCATCCTTTCTAAATCTGAAAAAGCCGGAATAGGATTAATCCTTTCTAAAGATAAAAAATTTATTTTTTTACCTTATCATCCCGAATATGACCTTCTAACGTTAAAGGAAGAGTATGAAAGGGATAAAAAAAGAAAATTACACCCAACCATTCCGAAAAACTATTTCCCTCAAGATAACGCAAATCATAGGCCTATTTTCACTTGGAAATCACATGGATACTTACTTTTTTCGAATTGGCTAAATTACTTTGTCTATCAAATTACCCCTTTCAAGTGGTCATAA